From Paucibacter aquatile, the proteins below share one genomic window:
- a CDS encoding M4 family metallopeptidase, with protein MTRNQKKLSLLALSMGLALASQAQAQNALNGQREALDRLATATGSSADVSYHAATGAARFVRVPAGAKLAARASAVGDAAKQTATVQFLNEYAALFGIRDASSELSAPIISKDRQGSTRLSYQQVYQGLPVFGGELKAHYDAADNLVVVNGTFIPGINVKATPSRTAEQASKIAVTAVNAELKRPTRLSAGTPTLMIFREGLAKGVEGINHLAWQVEVGNKQDVREFVYVDAHTGKVIDKISGIHESMNRRAFDGQGKLPPVPNYPNSPFWVEGQAFPTGTVEADNMIAASADIYNMFKNAFGRDAFDGKGKTMDSIFNRGDLCPNASWNGTYISFCPGTTTDDVTAHEWGHAYTEYTHGLIYQWQPGALNEAYSDIWGETVDRLNSRGTDVPDAARTAGACTVFTKVGGVPGTDNSVRWLMGEDATAFSGAIRDMYNPTCYGHPAKVTDTRYRCSTGDSGGVHSNSGVPNHGYALLVDGGTYNGQTILPIGLTKAAHIYYRAQSVYQGPASGFADHADALAQSCTDLTGQNLNDLKTGAPSGEVINAQDCAQIGKMAQAVELRTPPSQCNFVPLLAKSPPALCPTGNVAPLLSDSFDGGKAGGVRWQVSYQGRNPEFTPRNWGVVTKLPNGRPGYALFAADPNIGTCSPGGNEAGVVRIESPEFAITADAAAPKLTFDHWVATEPTWDGGNLKISVNGGAWQLIAASDFVYNAYNTTLKTVAQGNDNPLAGQAAFSGTDGGSVSGSWGRSIVNLSRFAKPNDKVKLRFEMSTDGCGGNIGWYVDDVKVYRCTP; from the coding sequence ATGACCCGAAACCAAAAGAAGCTGTCCCTGCTGGCCCTGTCCATGGGCCTGGCCCTGGCCAGCCAAGCGCAGGCACAGAACGCCCTGAACGGCCAACGCGAAGCCCTGGACCGACTGGCCACTGCCACCGGCAGCAGCGCTGATGTGTCCTACCATGCCGCCACCGGTGCCGCCCGCTTCGTGCGCGTGCCGGCCGGCGCCAAGCTGGCTGCCCGTGCCAGTGCCGTCGGCGATGCCGCCAAGCAGACCGCCACGGTGCAATTCCTGAACGAGTACGCCGCGCTGTTTGGCATCCGAGACGCTAGCAGCGAACTGTCGGCCCCGATCATCAGCAAGGACCGCCAAGGCAGCACCCGCCTGAGCTACCAGCAGGTCTACCAAGGCTTGCCGGTGTTCGGCGGCGAACTCAAGGCCCACTACGACGCCGCCGACAATCTGGTGGTCGTCAACGGCACCTTCATCCCCGGCATCAACGTCAAGGCCACGCCCAGCCGCACGGCCGAGCAGGCCAGCAAGATCGCCGTGACCGCCGTCAATGCCGAACTGAAGCGGCCGACTCGCCTGAGCGCCGGCACCCCGACCCTGATGATCTTCCGCGAAGGTCTGGCCAAGGGCGTGGAAGGCATCAACCACCTGGCCTGGCAGGTCGAAGTGGGCAACAAGCAGGATGTGCGCGAGTTCGTGTACGTCGATGCCCACACCGGCAAGGTGATCGACAAGATCAGCGGCATCCATGAGTCCATGAACCGCCGCGCCTTCGACGGCCAGGGCAAGCTGCCGCCGGTGCCCAACTACCCGAACTCACCGTTCTGGGTGGAAGGCCAGGCATTCCCGACCGGCACCGTCGAGGCTGACAACATGATTGCCGCCTCTGCCGACATTTACAACATGTTCAAGAACGCCTTCGGTCGCGACGCCTTTGACGGCAAGGGCAAGACCATGGACTCGATCTTCAACCGCGGCGACCTCTGCCCGAACGCGTCCTGGAACGGCACCTACATCTCCTTCTGCCCGGGCACCACAACCGACGACGTGACCGCGCACGAATGGGGTCATGCCTACACCGAGTACACCCACGGCCTGATCTACCAATGGCAACCGGGCGCCTTGAATGAGGCCTACTCCGACATCTGGGGTGAAACCGTGGACCGCCTGAACAGCCGCGGCACCGACGTTCCCGATGCGGCCCGTACCGCCGGCGCCTGCACGGTCTTCACCAAGGTCGGTGGCGTGCCCGGCACCGACAACTCGGTGCGCTGGCTGATGGGCGAAGATGCCACCGCTTTCAGCGGCGCCATCCGCGATATGTACAACCCGACCTGCTACGGCCACCCGGCCAAGGTGACGGACACCCGCTACCGCTGCAGCACCGGCGACTCCGGTGGCGTGCACAGCAACTCCGGCGTGCCCAACCATGGTTACGCCCTGCTGGTGGACGGCGGCACTTACAACGGTCAGACGATCCTCCCGATCGGCCTGACCAAGGCCGCCCACATCTACTACCGCGCCCAAAGCGTGTACCAAGGCCCGGCCAGCGGCTTCGCCGATCACGCCGACGCCCTGGCTCAGTCCTGCACCGACCTGACCGGCCAGAACCTGAACGACCTGAAGACTGGCGCTCCCTCGGGCGAGGTCATCAACGCCCAGGACTGCGCGCAGATTGGCAAGATGGCCCAAGCCGTTGAGCTGCGCACCCCACCGTCGCAGTGCAACTTTGTGCCCCTGCTGGCCAAGTCGCCACCAGCCCTGTGCCCCACCGGCAATGTGGCTCCGCTGCTGTCGGACAGCTTCGACGGCGGCAAGGCCGGCGGTGTGCGTTGGCAAGTCAGCTACCAAGGCCGCAACCCCGAGTTCACACCTCGCAACTGGGGCGTGGTGACCAAGCTGCCCAACGGACGCCCGGGTTATGCCCTGTTTGCTGCCGACCCCAATATCGGCACCTGCAGCCCCGGCGGCAACGAAGCGGGCGTCGTCCGCATCGAAAGCCCCGAGTTCGCCATCACGGCCGATGCCGCAGCGCCGAAGCTGACGTTTGATCACTGGGTCGCCACCGAGCCCACCTGGGACGGCGGCAATCTGAAGATCAGCGTCAACGGCGGTGCCTGGCAGCTGATCGCCGCCTCGGACTTTGTCTACAACGCCTACAACACGACCCTGAAAACGGTCGCCCAAGGCAACGACAACCCGCTGGCCGGCCAAGCCGCCTTCTCGGGCACGGACGGTGGTTCGGTGAGTGGCTCCTGGGGTCGCTCCATCGTCAACCTGTCTCGCTTTGCCAAGCCCAATGACAAGGTCAAGCTGCGCTTCGAGATGTCCACCGACGGTTGCGGTGGCAACATCGGCTGGTATGTCGATGACGTGAAGGTGTATCGCTGCACCCCCTGA
- a CDS encoding PEP-CTERM sorting domain-containing protein — protein MQTAHRLAVTAAVLAALATPSFADTTTYTNSAAFLAGLSGPGYTEAFAGLSSPASGANLSFSSGGFSYSISSLGDLYASGSVLGTSLPDQALTITFTSGNVTAVGGDFFNVNLSDEFQQVAVTLTLSDGTTTTFTPASAADSFRGFASTQVISSLTISAPGATLYASVDNLTVGSVTPVPEPSSWALMGLGLIGVGALARRRSSATQH, from the coding sequence ATGCAGACTGCACACCGCCTGGCTGTCACGGCCGCCGTGCTGGCCGCCCTGGCCACACCGTCGTTCGCCGACACCACCACCTACACCAACTCGGCCGCCTTCCTGGCCGGCCTGAGCGGCCCCGGCTACACCGAGGCTTTCGCTGGCCTGAGCAGTCCGGCCAGCGGCGCCAACCTGAGCTTCAGCTCGGGAGGCTTCAGCTACAGCATCAGCTCTCTCGGCGATCTGTACGCATCGGGCTCCGTCCTGGGCACCAGCCTGCCCGACCAGGCACTGACCATCACCTTCACCAGCGGCAATGTCACCGCCGTGGGCGGCGATTTCTTCAACGTCAACCTGTCGGACGAGTTCCAGCAGGTTGCGGTGACCCTGACCTTGAGCGACGGCACCACCACCACCTTCACCCCGGCCAGCGCGGCTGACAGTTTCCGCGGCTTCGCCTCGACCCAGGTCATCAGCTCGCTGACCATCAGCGCACCCGGCGCCACGCTGTACGCCAGCGTGGACAACCTGACCGTGGGCTCGGTCACCCCGGTGCCGGAACCCAGCAGCTGGGCCCTGATGGGCCTGGGCCTGATCGGCGTGGGTGCCCTCGCCCGCCGCCGCAGCAGCGCCACGCAACACTGA